A section of the Castanea sativa cultivar Marrone di Chiusa Pesio chromosome 12, ASM4071231v1 genome encodes:
- the LOC142618955 gene encoding ABC transporter C family member 3-like isoform X1, whose protein sequence is MGFFESTENGFSTLFSYYYSSLMSSGSDFLLNPVVLRGFSGSLHLVLLFGVFGSWVCQRFKMGNREGPKERFKRTRSLYYKQTPICCMGVCVFSLVLCLLNYFYWYRNGWSDEELETLLDLALRTLAWGAVCVYLFNLGRPKYPFLLRVFWGLYLFISFYELVIDVVLYRKHVNLPVQYLVSDVVSVVTGLFLCYVGFLGENEGVDAILEEPLLNGNSNASNESESNKSKGGENVTPYSNAGFFSILTFSWLCPLISAGTKKTLDLEDVPQLDPSDSVFVGFPSFRNKIEAECGTISGVTTLKLVKALISMAWKEIILTAIFCMMYTMASYVGPYLIDSFVQYLNGQRNFKNEGYVLVSVFFSAKLVECLTQRHWYFRVQQVGIRTKSVLIAVIYNKGLTLSCQSKQVHTSGEIINFVTVDAERVGDFSWYMHDIWMIFVQIVFALLILYKNLGLASIAAFLATVLVMLANVPLGAVLEKFQDKIMESKDKRMKVTSEILRNMRILKLQGWEMKFLSKIMELRKTEAGWLKNFLYTNAMSSFLFWGAPTFVSVISFGACILMGIPLESGKILSALATFRILQEPIYNLPDTISMMVQTKVSLDRIASFLRLDDLQCDVIERLPRGSSDTAIEIIDGNFSWDLSSSNQTLKDINFEVQHGMRVAVCGTVGSGKSSLLSCMLGEVPKISGTVKLCGTKAYVAQSPWIQSGTIEQNILFGKKMEREKYEWILEVCSLKKDLEILSFGDQTLIGERGINLSGGQKQRVQIARALYQDADIYLFDDPFSAVDAHTGSHLFKECLLGVLSSKTVIYITHQVEFLPAADLILVMKDGRITQAGKYNDILNSGTDFMELVGAHEKALLALDSVEAGSVSESTSMSKEVGNMSSTNGVAKRQENRDVETCKTDDTVGTKGQIIQEEEREKGKVGFSVYWKYITMTYRGFLVPFILFGQVLFQLLQIGSNYWMAWATPISKDMKPAVSSSTLLIVYVALAIGSSFCVLLRSLLLAVAGYKTATQLFSKMHYCIFRAPMSFFDATPSGRILNRASTDQSAVDLNIQYQVATFAFSLIQLLGIIAVMSQVAWQVFIIFIPVIAICFWYQQYYIPSARELARLVGVCKAPLIQHFSETISGSTTIRSFDEESRFRETNMKLTDTNSRPKFNIAGAMEWLCFRLDMLSSITFVFSLIFLVSIPEGVIDPGIAGLAVTYGLNLNTLQSWVIWNICQMENKIISVERILQYTSIPSEPPLVIEENRPDQSWPSLGEIDIRNLQVRYGPHMPFVLRGLTCTLPGEMKTGIVGRTGSGKSTLIQALFRIVEPAVGQIMIDGINISLIGLHDLRSRLSIIPQDPTMFEGSVRSNLDPLEEYTDKQIWEALDKCQLGDEIRKKDGKLDSTVSESGENWSVGQRQLVCLGRVLLKKSKVLVLDEATASVDTATDTLIQETLSQHFSNCTVITIAHRITSILDSDMVLLLNNGLIEEYDSPARLLENKSSSFSQLVAEYTYRSNSS, encoded by the exons ATGGGGTTCTTTGAATCCACAGAGAATGGTTTTTCAACCTTGTTCTCATATTACTACTCCTCACTAATGTCTTCAGGAAGTGATTTTCTCCTTAATCCCGTTGTCCTACGTGGGTTTTCAGGCTCATTACACTTGGTCTTGTTATTTGGCGTGTTTGGCTCATGGGTGTGCCAGAGATTCAAGATGGGTAATAGGGAAGGTCCAAAGGAAAGGTTTAAGAGAACCAGGAGTTTGTACTATAAACAAACTCCAATTTGTTGTATGGGTGTTTGTGTGTTCAGTCTTGTCTTATGTTTACTGAATTACTTTTATTGGTATAGAAATGGTTGGTCTGATGAAGAATTAGAGACCCTTTTGGATTTAGCGCTTAGAACACTTGCTTGGGGTGCAGtttgtgtttatttgtttaatttaggTAGACCAAAGTACCCGTTTTTATTGAGAGTTTTCTGGGGTTTGtatctctttatttctttttatgagCTTGTTATAGATGTTGTTCTTTATAGGAAACATGTCAATTTACCAGTTCAGTATTTAGTTTCCGATGTTGTCTCTGTTGTCACGGGTCTGTTCCTATGTTATGTTGGATTTTTAGGGGAAAATGAGGGTGTAGATGCCATTCTTGAAGAACCACTTTTGAATGGCAATTCTAATGCAAGTAATGAATCAGAGTCAAATAAGTCTAAGGGGGGTGAAAATGTAACACCTTATTCGAATGCTGGATTTTTCAGCATTCTTACTTTCTCATGGTTGTGCCCTTTGATTTCTGCCGGTACTAAGAAGACATTAGACCTTGAGGATGTTCCTCAACTTGATCCCAGTGATAGTGTATTTGTGGGCTTTCCAAGTTTTAGAAATAAGATTGAGGCAGAGTGTGGTACAATTAGTGGAGTGACCACACTAAAGCTAGTGAAGGCATTAATCTCCATGGCATGGAAAGAAATTATTTTGACAGCCATTTTCTGTATGATGTACACTATGGCTTCCTATGTTGGACCATATCTTATTGATTCTTTTGTTCAATACCTCAATGGGCAGCGCAACTTCAAGAATGAGGGCTATGTTCTGGTTTCAGTGTTTTTTTCTGCAAAACTTGTTGAATGCCTCACGCAGAGGCACTGGTACTTTAGGGTGCAGCAGGTTGGAATCAGGACTAAATCAGTATTGATCGCAGTGATCTATAATAAAGGTCTAACACTTTCATGCCAGTCAAAGCAGGTTCATACTAGTGGGGAGATTATCAATTTCGTGACTGTTGATGCTGAGAGGGTCGGCGACTTCAGTTGGTATATGCATGACATTTGGATGATTTTCGTACAAATTGTTTTCGCATTGttaattttgtataaaaatctTGGGCTTGCTTCAATTGCGGCTTTTCTGGCAACCGTTCTAGTAATGTTGGCTAATGTTCCTTTGGGGGCAGTACTAGAGAAGTTCCAAGACAAGATAATGGAATCAAAAGACAAAAGGATGAAGGTGACGTCTGAGATTTTAAGGAACATGAGGATTCTCAAGCTTCAAGGATGGGAGATGAAGTTTCTATCTAAAATCATGGAGCTCAGGAAGACCGAGGCAGGGTGGTTGAAGAATTTTCTTTACACTAATGCAATGTCCTCATTTCTCTTTTGGGGGGCCCCCACATTTGTGTCTGTGATCAGTTTTGGTGCTTGTATTTTGATGGGGATCCCACTTGAGTCAGGGAAGATCTTATCTGCACTTGCAACGTTTAGGATTCTTCAGGAGCCCATCTACAATCTTCCTGACACAATCTCAATGATGGTTCAAACTAAAGTGTCCCTCGATCGAATTGCATCATTCCTTCGTCTTGATGACTTGCAGTGTGATGTGATAGAGAGACTTCCAAGAGGTAGTTCTGATACAGCAATAGAGATTATTGATGGGAATTTCTCTTGGGATTTATCATCCTCGAATCAAACACtaaaagatataaattttgaagtgcAACATGGCATGAGGGTAGCTGTTTGTGGGACTGTTGGCTCTGGTAAGTCAAGTTTGCTTTCCTGTATGCTGGGAGAAGTACCCAAGATATCTGGGACTGTTAAGTTGTGTGGGACAAAGGCATATGTTGCTCAATCACCTTGGATACAAAGTGGCACCATTGaacaaaatatattgtttggtAAGAAGATGGAAAGAGAAAAGTATGAGTGGATCCTTGAAGTATGTTCCTTGAAGAAGGATCTTGAAATTCTCTCATTTGGGGATCAGACGCTCATAGGTGAGAGAGGAATCAATTTGAGTGGTGGGCAGAAGCAAAGAGTCCAAATTGCGCGTGCTCTGTACCAAGATGCTGACATCTATCTATTTGACGATCCGTTTAGTGCTGTAGATGCTCACACAGGATCCCACCTATTTAAA GAATGTTTGCTAGGGGTTTTGAGTTCAAAAACAGTGATTTATATTACTCATCAAGTTGAGTTCTTACCTGCTGCTGATCTTATCTTG GTCATGAAAGATGGGAGGATTACTCAAGCTGGAAAGTACAATGATATTCTTAATTCTGGAACTGATTTTATGGAACTTGTGGGGGCGCATGAGAAAGCTTTGTTGGCACTTGATTCTGTGGAGGCAGGATCAGTTTCTGAGAGTACTAGTATGAGCAAGGAAGTCGGAAATATGTCTAGTACTAATGGGGTTGcaaaaagacaagaaaacagAGACGTTGAAACTTGTAAAACAGATGACACAGTTGGGACAAAAGGACAGATTatccaagaagaagagagagaaaaaggtaAAGTTGGGTTTTCAGTCTACTGGAAGTATATCACTATGACATACAGAGGATTTCTTGTGCCCTTTATATTGTTTGGACAAGTTCTCTTTCAGCTCCTTCAAATTGGAAGTAATTATTGGATGGCCTGGGCAACCCCTATCTCAAAAGACATGAAACCTGCTGTCAGTAGCTCTACTCTATTGATTGTGTATGTTGCTTTGGCCATTGGAAGTTCTTTTTGCGTCCTCCTGAGATCACTGCTTCTTGCGGTGGCTGGGTACAAGACTGCCACTCAACTCTTCAGTAAAATGCACTACTGCATTTTCCGTGCCCCAATGTCATTTTTTGATGCCACTCCAAGTGGAAGGATCCTAAACAGA GCCTCTACAGACCAAAGCGCAGTAGATTTGAACATTCAATATCAAGTTGCGACATTTGCATTCTCATTGATCCAACTCCTTGGAATTATTGCAGTAATGTCTCAGGTTGCATGGCaggttttcatcatttttatccCAGTGATTGCAATCTGTTTCTGGTATCAG CAATATTACATACCTTCAGCAAGAGAATTGGCGAGATTAGTTGGAGTGTGCAAAGCTCCATTGATACAACATTTTTCTGAAACAATTTCAGGCTCAACAACTATCAGGAGCTTTGATGAAGAATCAAGATTTAGGGAGACAAATATGAAACTGACAGATACAAATTCTCGGCCGAAATTCAATATTGCTGGTGCTATGGAATGGTTGTGCTTTCGATTGGATATGTTATCTTCTATCACTTTTGTcttctctttgattttcttaGTCTCTATTCCAGAAGGTGTCATTGATCCAG gCATTGCGGGTTTAGCTGTGACATATGGACTTAATCTAAACACGTTACAGTCCTGGGTAATATGGAATATTTGCCAAATGGAGAACAAAATTATATCTGTTGAGAGAATACTTCAATACACGAGTATACCAAGTGAGCCGCCTCTTGTGATAGAAGAAAATCGGCCAGATCAATCTTGGCCATCACTAGGTGAAATTGATATTCGTAATTTGCAG GTGAGGTATGGCCCACACATGCCATTTGTTTTGCGAGGTCTCACATGCACTTTGCCTGGAGAAATGAAAACTGGTATTGTTGGGAGAACAGGCAGTGGCAAATCAACTCTCATACAAGCACTTTTCCGGATCGTTGAGCCTGCTGTTGGTCAGATTATGATAGATGGCATCAACATATCCTTGATCGGACTTCATGATTTGCGATCCAGACTTAGTATTATCCCTCAGGATCCAACAATGTTTGAAGGGTCTGTACGAAGCAACTTGGATCCACTAGAAGAGTATACGGATAAACAAATTTGGGAG GCTCTGGATAAGTGTCAACTTGGAGATGAAATTAGGAAGAAAGATGGAAAACTAGATTCAACAG TTAGTGAGAGTGGAGAGAATTGGAGTGTGGGTCAGAGGCAGCTGGTTTGCCTTGGTCGCGTGCTGCTCAAGAAAAGTAAGGTGTTGGTGCTTGATGAAGCTACTGCATCCGTTGATACCGCTACTGATACTCTAATCCAAGAAACCCTCAGTCAACATTTTTCCAACTGTACAGTCATTACCATTGCACATCGGATAACTTCCATTCTCGATAGTGATATGGTTCTGCTACTCAACAATG GGCTTATCGAGGAATATGATTCTCCAGCAAGATTGCTAGAAAACAAGtcatcatctttttctcaaCTTGTAGCAGAGTACACTTATAGGTCAAATTCCAGTTAA
- the LOC142618955 gene encoding ABC transporter C family member 3-like isoform X2, with amino-acid sequence MSSGSDFLLNPVVLRGFSGSLHLVLLFGVFGSWVCQRFKMGNREGPKERFKRTRSLYYKQTPICCMGVCVFSLVLCLLNYFYWYRNGWSDEELETLLDLALRTLAWGAVCVYLFNLGRPKYPFLLRVFWGLYLFISFYELVIDVVLYRKHVNLPVQYLVSDVVSVVTGLFLCYVGFLGENEGVDAILEEPLLNGNSNASNESESNKSKGGENVTPYSNAGFFSILTFSWLCPLISAGTKKTLDLEDVPQLDPSDSVFVGFPSFRNKIEAECGTISGVTTLKLVKALISMAWKEIILTAIFCMMYTMASYVGPYLIDSFVQYLNGQRNFKNEGYVLVSVFFSAKLVECLTQRHWYFRVQQVGIRTKSVLIAVIYNKGLTLSCQSKQVHTSGEIINFVTVDAERVGDFSWYMHDIWMIFVQIVFALLILYKNLGLASIAAFLATVLVMLANVPLGAVLEKFQDKIMESKDKRMKVTSEILRNMRILKLQGWEMKFLSKIMELRKTEAGWLKNFLYTNAMSSFLFWGAPTFVSVISFGACILMGIPLESGKILSALATFRILQEPIYNLPDTISMMVQTKVSLDRIASFLRLDDLQCDVIERLPRGSSDTAIEIIDGNFSWDLSSSNQTLKDINFEVQHGMRVAVCGTVGSGKSSLLSCMLGEVPKISGTVKLCGTKAYVAQSPWIQSGTIEQNILFGKKMEREKYEWILEVCSLKKDLEILSFGDQTLIGERGINLSGGQKQRVQIARALYQDADIYLFDDPFSAVDAHTGSHLFKECLLGVLSSKTVIYITHQVEFLPAADLILVMKDGRITQAGKYNDILNSGTDFMELVGAHEKALLALDSVEAGSVSESTSMSKEVGNMSNVETCKTDDTVGTKGQIIQEEEREKGKVGFSVYWKYITMTYRGFLVPFILFGQVLFQLLQIGSNYWMAWATPISKDMKPAVSSSTLLIVYVALAIGSSFCVLLRSLLLAVAGYKTATQLFSKMHYCIFRAPMSFFDATPSGRILNRASTDQSAVDLNIQYQVATFAFSLIQLLGIIAVMSQVAWQVFIIFIPVIAICFWYQQYYIPSARELARLVGVCKAPLIQHFSETISGSTTIRSFDEESRFRETNMKLTDTNSRPKFNIAGAMEWLCFRLDMLSSITFVFSLIFLVSIPEGVIDPGIAGLAVTYGLNLNTLQSWVIWNICQMENKIISVERILQYTSIPSEPPLVIEENRPDQSWPSLGEIDIRNLQVRYGPHMPFVLRGLTCTLPGEMKTGIVGRTGSGKSTLIQALFRIVEPAVGQIMIDGINISLIGLHDLRSRLSIIPQDPTMFEGSVRSNLDPLEEYTDKQIWEALDKCQLGDEIRKKDGKLDSTVSESGENWSVGQRQLVCLGRVLLKKSKVLVLDEATASVDTATDTLIQETLSQHFSNCTVITIAHRITSILDSDMVLLLNNGLIEEYDSPARLLENKSSSFSQLVAEYTYRSNSS; translated from the exons ATGTCTTCAGGAAGTGATTTTCTCCTTAATCCCGTTGTCCTACGTGGGTTTTCAGGCTCATTACACTTGGTCTTGTTATTTGGCGTGTTTGGCTCATGGGTGTGCCAGAGATTCAAGATGGGTAATAGGGAAGGTCCAAAGGAAAGGTTTAAGAGAACCAGGAGTTTGTACTATAAACAAACTCCAATTTGTTGTATGGGTGTTTGTGTGTTCAGTCTTGTCTTATGTTTACTGAATTACTTTTATTGGTATAGAAATGGTTGGTCTGATGAAGAATTAGAGACCCTTTTGGATTTAGCGCTTAGAACACTTGCTTGGGGTGCAGtttgtgtttatttgtttaatttaggTAGACCAAAGTACCCGTTTTTATTGAGAGTTTTCTGGGGTTTGtatctctttatttctttttatgagCTTGTTATAGATGTTGTTCTTTATAGGAAACATGTCAATTTACCAGTTCAGTATTTAGTTTCCGATGTTGTCTCTGTTGTCACGGGTCTGTTCCTATGTTATGTTGGATTTTTAGGGGAAAATGAGGGTGTAGATGCCATTCTTGAAGAACCACTTTTGAATGGCAATTCTAATGCAAGTAATGAATCAGAGTCAAATAAGTCTAAGGGGGGTGAAAATGTAACACCTTATTCGAATGCTGGATTTTTCAGCATTCTTACTTTCTCATGGTTGTGCCCTTTGATTTCTGCCGGTACTAAGAAGACATTAGACCTTGAGGATGTTCCTCAACTTGATCCCAGTGATAGTGTATTTGTGGGCTTTCCAAGTTTTAGAAATAAGATTGAGGCAGAGTGTGGTACAATTAGTGGAGTGACCACACTAAAGCTAGTGAAGGCATTAATCTCCATGGCATGGAAAGAAATTATTTTGACAGCCATTTTCTGTATGATGTACACTATGGCTTCCTATGTTGGACCATATCTTATTGATTCTTTTGTTCAATACCTCAATGGGCAGCGCAACTTCAAGAATGAGGGCTATGTTCTGGTTTCAGTGTTTTTTTCTGCAAAACTTGTTGAATGCCTCACGCAGAGGCACTGGTACTTTAGGGTGCAGCAGGTTGGAATCAGGACTAAATCAGTATTGATCGCAGTGATCTATAATAAAGGTCTAACACTTTCATGCCAGTCAAAGCAGGTTCATACTAGTGGGGAGATTATCAATTTCGTGACTGTTGATGCTGAGAGGGTCGGCGACTTCAGTTGGTATATGCATGACATTTGGATGATTTTCGTACAAATTGTTTTCGCATTGttaattttgtataaaaatctTGGGCTTGCTTCAATTGCGGCTTTTCTGGCAACCGTTCTAGTAATGTTGGCTAATGTTCCTTTGGGGGCAGTACTAGAGAAGTTCCAAGACAAGATAATGGAATCAAAAGACAAAAGGATGAAGGTGACGTCTGAGATTTTAAGGAACATGAGGATTCTCAAGCTTCAAGGATGGGAGATGAAGTTTCTATCTAAAATCATGGAGCTCAGGAAGACCGAGGCAGGGTGGTTGAAGAATTTTCTTTACACTAATGCAATGTCCTCATTTCTCTTTTGGGGGGCCCCCACATTTGTGTCTGTGATCAGTTTTGGTGCTTGTATTTTGATGGGGATCCCACTTGAGTCAGGGAAGATCTTATCTGCACTTGCAACGTTTAGGATTCTTCAGGAGCCCATCTACAATCTTCCTGACACAATCTCAATGATGGTTCAAACTAAAGTGTCCCTCGATCGAATTGCATCATTCCTTCGTCTTGATGACTTGCAGTGTGATGTGATAGAGAGACTTCCAAGAGGTAGTTCTGATACAGCAATAGAGATTATTGATGGGAATTTCTCTTGGGATTTATCATCCTCGAATCAAACACtaaaagatataaattttgaagtgcAACATGGCATGAGGGTAGCTGTTTGTGGGACTGTTGGCTCTGGTAAGTCAAGTTTGCTTTCCTGTATGCTGGGAGAAGTACCCAAGATATCTGGGACTGTTAAGTTGTGTGGGACAAAGGCATATGTTGCTCAATCACCTTGGATACAAAGTGGCACCATTGaacaaaatatattgtttggtAAGAAGATGGAAAGAGAAAAGTATGAGTGGATCCTTGAAGTATGTTCCTTGAAGAAGGATCTTGAAATTCTCTCATTTGGGGATCAGACGCTCATAGGTGAGAGAGGAATCAATTTGAGTGGTGGGCAGAAGCAAAGAGTCCAAATTGCGCGTGCTCTGTACCAAGATGCTGACATCTATCTATTTGACGATCCGTTTAGTGCTGTAGATGCTCACACAGGATCCCACCTATTTAAA GAATGTTTGCTAGGGGTTTTGAGTTCAAAAACAGTGATTTATATTACTCATCAAGTTGAGTTCTTACCTGCTGCTGATCTTATCTTG GTCATGAAAGATGGGAGGATTACTCAAGCTGGAAAGTACAATGATATTCTTAATTCTGGAACTGATTTTATGGAACTTGTGGGGGCGCATGAGAAAGCTTTGTTGGCACTTGATTCTGTGGAGGCAGGATCAGTTTCTGAGAGTACTAGTATGAGCAAGGAAGTCGGAAATATGTCTA ACGTTGAAACTTGTAAAACAGATGACACAGTTGGGACAAAAGGACAGATTatccaagaagaagagagagaaaaaggtaAAGTTGGGTTTTCAGTCTACTGGAAGTATATCACTATGACATACAGAGGATTTCTTGTGCCCTTTATATTGTTTGGACAAGTTCTCTTTCAGCTCCTTCAAATTGGAAGTAATTATTGGATGGCCTGGGCAACCCCTATCTCAAAAGACATGAAACCTGCTGTCAGTAGCTCTACTCTATTGATTGTGTATGTTGCTTTGGCCATTGGAAGTTCTTTTTGCGTCCTCCTGAGATCACTGCTTCTTGCGGTGGCTGGGTACAAGACTGCCACTCAACTCTTCAGTAAAATGCACTACTGCATTTTCCGTGCCCCAATGTCATTTTTTGATGCCACTCCAAGTGGAAGGATCCTAAACAGA GCCTCTACAGACCAAAGCGCAGTAGATTTGAACATTCAATATCAAGTTGCGACATTTGCATTCTCATTGATCCAACTCCTTGGAATTATTGCAGTAATGTCTCAGGTTGCATGGCaggttttcatcatttttatccCAGTGATTGCAATCTGTTTCTGGTATCAG CAATATTACATACCTTCAGCAAGAGAATTGGCGAGATTAGTTGGAGTGTGCAAAGCTCCATTGATACAACATTTTTCTGAAACAATTTCAGGCTCAACAACTATCAGGAGCTTTGATGAAGAATCAAGATTTAGGGAGACAAATATGAAACTGACAGATACAAATTCTCGGCCGAAATTCAATATTGCTGGTGCTATGGAATGGTTGTGCTTTCGATTGGATATGTTATCTTCTATCACTTTTGTcttctctttgattttcttaGTCTCTATTCCAGAAGGTGTCATTGATCCAG gCATTGCGGGTTTAGCTGTGACATATGGACTTAATCTAAACACGTTACAGTCCTGGGTAATATGGAATATTTGCCAAATGGAGAACAAAATTATATCTGTTGAGAGAATACTTCAATACACGAGTATACCAAGTGAGCCGCCTCTTGTGATAGAAGAAAATCGGCCAGATCAATCTTGGCCATCACTAGGTGAAATTGATATTCGTAATTTGCAG GTGAGGTATGGCCCACACATGCCATTTGTTTTGCGAGGTCTCACATGCACTTTGCCTGGAGAAATGAAAACTGGTATTGTTGGGAGAACAGGCAGTGGCAAATCAACTCTCATACAAGCACTTTTCCGGATCGTTGAGCCTGCTGTTGGTCAGATTATGATAGATGGCATCAACATATCCTTGATCGGACTTCATGATTTGCGATCCAGACTTAGTATTATCCCTCAGGATCCAACAATGTTTGAAGGGTCTGTACGAAGCAACTTGGATCCACTAGAAGAGTATACGGATAAACAAATTTGGGAG GCTCTGGATAAGTGTCAACTTGGAGATGAAATTAGGAAGAAAGATGGAAAACTAGATTCAACAG TTAGTGAGAGTGGAGAGAATTGGAGTGTGGGTCAGAGGCAGCTGGTTTGCCTTGGTCGCGTGCTGCTCAAGAAAAGTAAGGTGTTGGTGCTTGATGAAGCTACTGCATCCGTTGATACCGCTACTGATACTCTAATCCAAGAAACCCTCAGTCAACATTTTTCCAACTGTACAGTCATTACCATTGCACATCGGATAACTTCCATTCTCGATAGTGATATGGTTCTGCTACTCAACAATG GGCTTATCGAGGAATATGATTCTCCAGCAAGATTGCTAGAAAACAAGtcatcatctttttctcaaCTTGTAGCAGAGTACACTTATAGGTCAAATTCCAGTTAA